In Desulfobacterales bacterium, the DNA window AGTTTCAAGGAGGCGATGACCCCCGGGTTCCATGCGTACCAGCGCCAGGTGGTTGCCAATGCCCAGACCCTGGCCGCTGCCCTGGGCCGCCATGGTTTCCGGCTGGTATCGGGCGGCACTGACAATCATCTGCTGCTGGTCGACCTGGCTGACAAGGATATCACCGGCAAGGTGGCCGAGGAGGTGCTTGGGGCCGCCGGGCTGACCGTGAACAAGAACGCGATTCCCTTTGACACCCAGAGCCGGTTTGTGACCGGCGGCATCCGGATCGGCACCCCGGCGGTTACCACCCGTGGCCTCAAGGAAAAGGAGATGGAACAGATCGCGACCTGGATCGACCGGGCGCTCAACAACCGCGACAACAAAGAGGAACTGGGCCGGATTCGGCTTGAGGTCCGGGAACTCTGCGGTCGTTTCCCGATTTATCCCAAGATGCAATGGGAAGGAAATTAACCCCGGCGACCTCAGGCTTCCACCATGATGGATTCCAATCCCCGTCCCTCCTGGGATGAATATTTCATGGGCATCACCGAACTGGTGGCCCAACGTTCAACCTGCCTGCGGCGCAAGGTCGGGGCAGTCATTGTCCGCGACAAGCGGATCATCACCACCGGCTATAACGGGGTCCCGGTCAATATTCGCCACTGCGCCGAGCAGGGATGTCTGCGCGAGCAGCAGGGGGTGCCCTCGGGCGAGCGGCACGAACTGTGCCGCGGCCTGCACGCCGAACAGAACGCCATCATCCAGGGGGCCCTGCACGGGGTCAGTCTGGCCGGCGCCACCCTCTACTGCACCAACCAGCCCTGCGCCATCTGCAGCAAGATGTTGATAAATGCCCGGATTGTGAG includes these proteins:
- a CDS encoding cytidine/deoxycytidylate deaminase family protein, encoding MMDSNPRPSWDEYFMGITELVAQRSTCLRRKVGAVIVRDKRIITTGYNGVPVNIRHCAEQGCLREQQGVPSGERHELCRGLHAEQNAIIQGALHGVSLAGATLYCTNQPCAICSKMLINARIVSISYKEGYDDPLAIEMLAEAGITLRQLGCK